The sequence CCGATCCCAATCACAATTCTAATGGGCATCAAAAGTAGAGATTTTGTGGAAAAATTCTTTACTTTTCGCGATAAATCGCATCAGCCACCCGGCAAATATCAGCCATTTCTTTAATATCGTGAACTCGCAAGATATCAGCGCCAAAAGAAATGGCAGCACAACAAGCAGCACCGGTTCCCCAAATTCTTTGTTTGGGTTCGGGTTGATTTAAAATATGACCGATAAAACTTTTACGGGATACTCCAACTAAAATCGGGCATTGGTGAGCGCTAAACTTCGCTAACTGTCGTAAAATGTCGAGATTTTGCCGATAATTTTTAGCAAAGCCAATTCCCGGATCGATGATAATTTTATCTCGGTGAATTCCCGCAGTTTCAGCTGCTGCAATTCGACTTTCTAGAAACTGATAAATTTCCCCAATTAAATCTTGATAATCGGTCATTTTTTGCATGGTTTGGGGTGTACCGCGCAAGTGCATTAACACGATGGGCACTCCCAATTGGGCGACTGCGGGCAACATTTCCAGATCGAAGGTAGCGCCAGAAACGTCGTTCACAATATCCGCACCAGCCGCTACTGCTGCTTTTGCGACTTC comes from Leptolyngbyaceae cyanobacterium and encodes:
- the folP gene encoding dihydropteroate synthase; translation: MTKIKIGDRIFDWGSKTYLMGVINVTPDSFSDGGQFYELTDALTQAEYAIEAGADILDIGGQSTRPGAREVSLEEELNRVLPIIKSIRQKYSVPISIDTTKAEVAKAAVAAGADIVNDVSGATFDLEMLPAVAQLGVPIVLMHLRGTPQTMQKMTDYQDLIGEIYQFLESRIAAAETAGIHRDKIIIDPGIGFAKNYRQNLDILRQLAKFSAHQCPILVGVSRKSFIGHILNQPEPKQRIWGTGAACCAAISFGADILRVHDIKEMADICRVADAIYREK